GGGAAGCCTGTTGGTGGATTTAAGATTGCCAAAGAAGCTGGGGAATGGGTGGCGACGAATTTACATCCGTATCTTCAAACAGAAAACTATCTTACTTGCAGGTAGCGGCAGCTATCCTTGAAATCACACCTATTTAAAGTGCATTTTTAGATGGAGAATAtgttgagaaaaaaaaaatctctttctaaaaaaatcatgtttttaagcCAGAAAAAATGGCTTTTAGGAGTTCTTGTTCGTGTTTTTAAGCCTTTTTTGTCAATACAATTAAAAAACACTGCTTGATATAGAGATTTTTAAGGTACTCGCGGTTCAATCTGTGTATTTGTGAATCACTGCTTTGTACGCCACAATGTTGTCTCTTGAAGCACGCTACTAGACTTAGGGTGTAACCATTTAGCgaacttgtggggacccggacgctaatcaagttcttaatcatcattgggactaattaatcaattataaaacagggtctaaaatttttttaaaatacaaagcggaaacgtaatgtaatttactcaaattacatattaaacatatacatacaactctgtattatctacaagaattcaactaggttcaactacatatcagtgctgaatcctaagttgcttcaaagcccagatctccacgctatctagtccagcctcattctcatcttgaccctgatccagccccacctgttgtcatgcacacatacaaaacaagacaacagccggataactccggtgagatatgaatatcccagtataaacaatgtacacatgcaatcatataaaaacatatacgaaagcacataaggattattcataacatgtctcaaatcagaaacataaatccatacatacagtcagtaatcatgaatggtataaacaatgtaaatcaacctGTCATATctgactcaactcaaccgacgcgtcatctcagactcgactcaactgacacgtcgtctcagactcgactcaactctaacctagggatcccgatatctggatataggtaatcatatcgaatctcagtcgataggaatgaatcaatccctaaacggcatcgatataattcatatatcagtgtctgggcgaatcagctgcagaattgacgactcagtcaataacccgacgaatcagccggtaattaggcgaatcagccaataatcagacgaatcagcctgtaattaagcgaatcagcttaagtttagacgaatcagtcaataaccagacgaatcagccaataacccgacgaatcagccggtgactaggcgaatcagcccatgactcaacgactcagtaatcaatacatgcagtggctatgaatcaatagcctacaaacatcaatctcatcaaacattagctataaatcaatagactataATCATAAGCCTcattaattgcaaatatcaatgcaataaatgaaagtatgtgatttagggagactcgagtcaaacctcactcgagttgtgcaatcccaactcaacattaatttatacctttctttctgatactctggctctgtcgaagtctcgaactcaaagcctgtcaatactcagtctgacaagaacaatattgaggagtataatatcaatacaccactcgaattaaATCTGTCCTGTTCtatactcaatctaattcaatatcgatggcataacggtataatatcaatatacccaacaataccatatcaatcagatattaattctaatatctcatactcaataacaactcaattctgatatcacttgattccaaaaatcataacaattccataatcagtctgtttcttaatctgacttcgattctatgatgtctaatacgtcaagaacaacatatatgagttccattcaattctgacaatatcataattccaaagcatgtcaaaacgtagtaaaacttacgtccagttgtagcctacgttgctaggaactcgatactgaagtcagatttaaaatcagacggacggatttctcgcaaaaggcgtaaggattttctgtgcCAAAGATTCGACCCTTTCTCTGAATTTTGCTGAATCATTCTGAAGGATTTCGTTTATATATATCCATGCATGAATTCGACGAGGTGGCACAATTTTAGCAAAACacgctgcaccgcgggtgcggtaggtgtaagaccgcgggtgcgctcaagcttcgacAATCTTATCAATTCtggaattgcatgaccgcgggtgcggtacctgtcgagaccgcgggtgcggtactgcaccgcgggtgcggtccctgctaacaccgcgggtgcggtgacccttCGGAAAAACTGACCaaatttctgtccatgcaccgcgggtgcggtacatgcaagggcgcgggtgcagtgttggttcggcaacacactctgaaattaaaaataaatggccacacattatcttaaatcgtgtctcagttggtcctttcgtaatcacgttagattataagtcaataatccttgattaacagtgattaattctcgggcattacatttctccccctctaagatctgagttcgtcctcggactcgcaagtaatcacttcagatatatcagaagagatGTATCCagagtttatatcaaaactcatctccatgaatctgttctgaaatttcaattctCATATCAAGTTCTATTTCTGGaaatagctctgataaagtTAATCTCGCAGCagtggttatacaacatctgtatatacccatCAACAGTTCGTAACGACTCaacatcatcagctgttatcgaatctgttgatctcaatcaaagatatattcgatcttcgatctcagttaccaacagtcatcgtccgaccttggcatattcagtttatctattctgagctgtttttcatattcttctgaattagcttcatcttttcagtcatatctctgatcatgtcaggtccaatctcaggaatctCAGAGGTATCATCTCAATAAAGAGGGAATCTGTACTTCTTAACGTACAACGTGTCTAATAGTGTCATTCCCATACTCATTTAATATCTGTTGTGGTATAAAAACTCACAACATGGCAATAAATCCTGCCAATTAGTGTTAAATCAAACACTACAACTCTAAGCTTATGTTCTGGAATCTGGATactccactctgactgtccgtcagatagtgaatactattcagtattcagatataatctagTATCCAACTCTTCCTATACATTCTGCCAAAcgtgcaaaatcaaccaaaatcacggtcTACTATAATCAATTCTCAACACTCCGTGTAATCTAATTACTTCTCTGACAAAATCTCAGTCATATATCATACttgtacatcttcatgtacgagttagcactcgcagactgcgtcagtctgtcattcttaactcaatcaatactcaattccaaGAGGAATgcagtaatttcattacgatatccttggaaatgtaatctcatttccattcaggaaccgatAAATTATCtaaccaatctcttggtttgttttctttctatctttatctgtctgtagttcagacatttcagtccaaactctgtcatatctaatctcatctgtttctctcaaaacattttctgctatcaggatgcctactgaatcaagtattgcaccCTTCTGACAATTCTGTCATTTCAAGTTCGAAATATCaggcacaaacaaatcagttattaacatacaatacagtattacttacctgatattctgatcgacactctgttctgactatcgatattgagttctaaatatTCTAATTAACTTTTCgaactgctaacgtttcaaACTCAGCTCTGATTCGGACGATACAACATACTCTCCGTTGTCCACAATCAGTCTCAACATGTATTCAGAATACCATCAATATTCAACCAGATTCAAAACATCACTCATCAATACTGATCTGCTGCACTCATAAACCGCAAATGTCTGACATCGATGTCAACCTCggctgactaatcacggtttaattCTGTGAAAATCATcgaatatatcatcttcagatataacacctcctgaatgcaatctgtctcaatcaggattcaccatATCAACAGTTTCTAATATCagttcaaggctaaaatcaatctctctgattggaatcaaatctgaagtcttatcagagataatatcaataactttcatatcattggtaaatcagccaatgatagactcgaCTTccgtaaatcaactgaatacataaggagtcactctgctcctttctgtaataatcgagtcatagctagtacgaatatcaaaggaattctcaatctagaattcttatcgtacaatatttatttcttggtcatctcaggtctgattcttaccatcttctggaactaatctatggtagctcagTACTtggcatatcaatatcagtaatgcagtcccaaaatcagagaacattagtacaatacaagctatcacacgatctaactcaatctcattctcattctactgtagtatacaagatctaacagaaatcgctgatacaagatcttttcccaaaggaacagaaacaaatactacagtaactaaggattcaacagataatgcatatatcaatgcaaatctttcagaaatacaaatatgtgaagcaccggtatccctcaatacatatgcaggataatcaaacaaatcagttacctgcaacatcatcatctggtgcttcctgagcctgctcctcggtcaaagcaaatactctggcctgctgtctaggaggctggccaactgtctggcttcctcctggcctctgctgtgactgagatggtgttggctgaaatgaaggaacagcagctgatcgtctactccactatgccgctggtccagatggttcagctccctgggatctttgggaacccctctgtggacacactctggcaaaatgtccctgttgtttgcagaagtggcagctaccaagtactccttggcattgctcagtggaatgtctcccaccacaatttccgcagtaaacgccagtataactctgctgagaaccactagagctagaagaactgccaccagacttcttaaattgcttccctctagccttcagaaaatcttttcttccaccactactactaccactctcgaatcgggaaggtggttgcggtggtctcgacactggaggaacaaattcagctcctctctgccttatcaggcccgcctcagcgccctttgctctattcatggcatcagcaaagttattgggtcgccctgtgttcaccaatgtaaatatatcgggattcaagccattgctaaactgatcggcaacggcttcgtcatttccagccacatgtggagcaaacttcaacaaggtagagaacttggtcacatattcttcaatgttcagctgaccctgtctcaaattggcaaactccgcccccttctcttttctgtacgatattgggaaaaatctatgataaaactcagttttaaatacatcccaagtaataatcgtacctcgttgctccaaggccctcttcatcgtaatccaccagctttgtgcaacatcaagcaactggtgcccaatcaatttaatccggcgctcatcactgtactctagtgaatcaaacagcaactcaatgctacctaaccagctctcacactcgactgatgtctcagtacccgtcagagtgggtggtttgaatgactgaaacctcttcagcaaggtttccatcggagtcggggttacatccatgggaggattcgatgtactaccctgttctggaattcgtctaggaggcatatctgaaactcaaaaggattagtaatccaatccaacaaacctgtttcaattcagtctctcctccgatcatcttactgctgatcgagaatcaattcagatttgttcccaataatacatattacaaaatcaaatcagataagtcaagtaacatgtattatataaagccgtaagcatgctagcattcaaaagcaggaaagaaaacctcaatctaccccgctcactagcctcttctatctcaatctaaaggatctatcgctctgataccacctgttgtggggacccggacgctaatcaagttcttaatcatcattaggactaaactaattaatcaattataaaacagggtctaaaatttttttaaaatacaaagcggaaacgtaatgtaatttactcaaattacatattaaacatatacatacaactctgtattatctacaagaattcaactaggttcaactacatatcagtgctgaatcctaagttgcttcaaagcccagatctccacgctatctagtccagcctcattctcatcttgaccctgatccagccccacctgttgtcatgcacacatacaaaacaagacaacagccggataactccggtgagatatgaatatcccagtataaacaatgtacacatgcaatcatataaaaacatatacgaaagcacataaggattattcataacatgtctcaaatcagaaacataaatccatacatacagtcagtaatcatgaatggtataaacaatgtaaatcaacctGTCATATctgactcaactcaaccgacgcgtcatctcagactcgactcaactgacacgtcgtctcagactcgactcaactctaacctagggatcccgatatctggatataggtaatcatatcgaatctcagtcgataggaatgaatcaatccctaaacggcatcgatataattcatatatcagtgtctgggcgaatcagctgcagaattgacgactcagtcaataacccgacgaatcagccggtaattaggcgaatcagccaataatcagacgaatcagcctgtaattaagcgaatcagcttaagtttagacgaatcagtcaataaccagacgaatcagccaataacccgacgaatcagccggtgactaggcgaatcagcccatgactcaacgactcagtaatcaatacatgcagtggctatgaatcaatagcctacaaacatcaatctcatcaaacattagctataaatcaatagactataATCATAAGCCTcattaattgcaaatatcaatgcaataaatgaaagtatgtgatttagggagactcgagtcaaacctcactcgagttgtgcaatcccaactcaacattaatttatacctttctttctgatactctggctctgtcgaagtctcgaactcaaagcctgtcaatactcagtctgacaagaacaatattgaggagtataatatcaatacaccactcgaattaaATCTGTCATGttcaatactcaatctaattcaatatcgatggcataacggtataatatcaatatacccaacaataccatatcaatcagatattaattctaatatctcctactcaataacaactcaattctgatatcacttgattccaaaaatcataacaattccataatcagtctgtttcttaatctgacttcgattctatgatgtctaatacgtcaagaacaagatatatgagttccattcaattctgacaatatcataattcctaagcatgtcaaaacgtagtaaaacttacgtccagttgtagcctacgttgctaggaactcgatactgaagtcagatttaaaatcagacggacggatttctcgcaaaaggcgtaaggattttctgtgcCAAAGATTCGACCCTTTCTCTGAATTTTGGCTGAATCATTCTGAAGGATTTCGTTTATATATATCCATGCATGAATTCGACGAGGTGGCACAATTTTAGCAAAACacgctgcaccgcgggtgcggtaggtgtaagaccgcgggtgcgctcaagcttcgacAATCTTATCAATTCtggaattgcatgaccgcgggtgcggtacctgtcgagaccgcgggtgcggtactgcaccgcgggtgcggtccctgctaacaccgcgggtgcggtgacctgACCCTTCGGAAAAACTGACCaaatttctgtccatgcaccgcgggtgcggtacatgcaagggcgcgggtgcagtgttggttcggcaacacactctgaaattaaaaataaatggccacacattatcttaaatcgtgtctcagttggtcctttcgtaatcacgttagattataagtcaataatccttgattaacagtgattaattctcgggcattacagaacTGCTTGCCTAGGAGGCTCAATGTATGCATTCCATGTGATGATATATAGTTATTGTCTAGGACATTATCCTTGCACGTCTTCGTTTGATAAGGTGTGTCCCTCGTTTGGCACTTAGGCTCTTGGACATCCTCGGGTTTACGCcttgaatatatatgtaaatcACATGCAGGTTCTTTTCTGCAAGGAAGCATGGTCTGGCGGATGCTGCTGTTAGAGCTACTAGTTCAGATAGAACAGCTGTTGTGGCTCTTCCCGGTGGCATTGGCACTCTAGATGAGGTATTCGAAATCTTGACGTTGATTCAACTCGAAAGAATCGGATCAAGGTTTCCTGTGCCGTTTTTGTTGATGAACTACGACTCCTTCTACTCCAAGCTGCTGGATTTTCTGAGCAATTGTGAGGGCAGGGGTACGATCTCCCATGGTGAAATAGAGCAGCTCTGGAAAGTTTGTAGCAATAATTCAGATGCTTTGAGCTACCTAGCAGAATTTTACGGCCTCTGAAGATGGTTTTTAGACACTTCTAAGGCTGTCACACTTTGATAAAATCTTCTTACAATTTCATATTGTATTATTTCCTTTTTATTATAAATCCAGAAACAGGACTACAAAATCCGGATCAAGTGATAGACATAACCGGAGCATTCAGAATAATGGGCTTAGTTGTTTTTTTATAGCTTGTATCGTCATCGTATTATATATGGCTTAATACATGATATTTCTGCATAGCATTAGTTTACGAATATATATAAAGGCTTCCGCTAATAAATCAtttctattaaaaaaaagtGGTTGTGGAAAATATGGTTGCCAGGTTAAACTCGAGACGAGACCGATTCATTCAGTAAAGAAAAATAGGAATTCACCCAAACTGACTGTATTAATAGAATGTCAAGCCATACATAGCAGAAGAAATTAAACAGCAGAACAATAAAGACCATTTTCCACACCACTCTTCTTAATAACAGCATTATTTCAGAAACAAAATAAGGCGAGAAACATAAAATCTGAAACAAGGATTGAAGATATTAATCAAGCCTAAAGCTTCTGCGTCAAACACTGGCGAATAAGCTGATTGTTTAGCATCCATCCATTACCAAATCCAAAAGATGGTTGTTTAGCATCCATCTTCCATTATCAAAtcctgaaatgagaataatcatCTGCATCAAAAGTTCCTGATGAAAAAGATTAAGGGTTCTTTTCAAACTCAGTAAAAGCTGGACGAATAAGTTAAATTTCGGAGTTACGAGAAATATTAATGAAGCTCTAAACAAGAGTTAAGTGGTTACTGAATAAGATATATCTTTGTAAAGCCAGAGTATGTGCTTGCCATAGAAAAGCAAAGTAACATGTGACAATGAAGCAAATAAAATCCTTCCCGAAAAAGAAAAGGAGGAATGAGTTGTGTTTCTTCCACAATTCGCTACGCGCGCATCCCAACCATCATCTAAGAGGCACAAAAtgggaaataaaaaaataaagtcaatTGTACATCATCCATCCAGCCACAAAAGTAAATAAGAGCATCCCTCTTTCACAACATCATCTTTGCTCTGGTTCTTAGAAGAGATCCCAACACTTGAATTACATCAAACTCAATTTTGAATCCACGATAATATCCCGAAAGTATTAGCCACTACTCAGACCTTTTGGAATTCATCAACTCTATCGATAGAAAGCAGCTGCCTCATCAAAGGCATAGATGACATCTCTTTATGGTGCAAGTATCCAAACATTTTAAAACCCAGCATAGAACTGACAAAATGTGTATTTCCATTCTACAGTTTCTCAAATCAGGACTCGATTAGCATTCTATGTTATATAAATGAATGACGGGGGGCCTTAGCACAAAACCTTTCTGCTCATTGTGCCAGTCCTAAACTAAATCAACATTGAGTCATGCACATAGGCCTGCGGAACATGTTGAAAACGGGAAGGCGTTTGAAATTACAAATTCCAACAAATCATGAATTCTTCCATGaaactctcaaattttgattttaaacaAACCAACCATATAAAGCCTAAAAGCATCTTCAGATCATACTTAACTACAGATACTCTTATCCTACTCACACAGATTATCCAATAATATTTTAAACTCACTCAAATAAACAAAGCAAGTCCTTATTTCCGTACATCTTTCAGGAAATAAAGCGAAAATTAATAGTAAGTTCTCTTAAAAATATTGCCAACTACTAACAACTCAATCATAAGAGAACCAAGAGATCATAGACCATAATGTCATACATGCATTTCAACACACATTTCCTAGACGATTGTGGCATGCATCGTGGTTGGCGACATGTGGCATGTTAGCTATCATGAGCAACTTGGTTACCGATGATATACTAAAATGAATCAAAAAAGAAAAGCATAAACCATCAGCTCCTAGACCACCATTTACTAAGAAAGGAATTCAGTAACTTGAAACCTTACAACAGATGTTATAACTAGCACCATAATCAATGCCAGATGCTAACAAGCCAATTAGTTAgccaaaaattataaaaatagttTACCATTCACTCCCTTTCATCACACAATGGCGGTTGAAAGCAAATCCAAGTGAATTAAGTGACACAAAATACATTTGAATTCAATTTCACATGTTAAAATTACTGATGCTCGCATGAAACAAGTGATATTATTGGATTATAAAAGATGCAATTTTCCCGATCTTAAACACACTGATTTGAGTTATtcaatttttctaaaattttgtCCCAAAAATCAGTGCCATCAAACCACTACCTCCGTGATACGCCCATGGTTTGAGCGACTGCACTGTCAAATATAAATAGCTGaccaaaaaaataaagataaaaaatttatcaaacaATACCCAGGAAAATGAAAAAGGGAACGTTACCATCATCCGCTGGAACTTGGTCGATTCTCAGTGGGGCCTGACCGATTCAAGTATGTTGGTTCACCACCCCTCCTCACCTGCGCGTACCCACCACCAGATTTGGGCCTTACCTCTTCCGCGTACCGATTTGAACGCGATCCGGTACCACCCACACCCTGAATGGGACCCGGTGAGCGCCCACCGTACTCGGATTTTACCTTGAAGCTCGCCGATCCACTACCCTTCACAAACTCAGATCCGATACTCTCCTCCTTGCGCACAAACCCCGGCCTGAGATGCGGTGGAATAAACTTGTGAGACTTCACCGGAGACACCAACGAAGGTGAAGGCGGTAACGAATCGGATCCGGTTCGGCCCTGTGAAAGGGGAGGGATACCGTCCGGTTCCGGATAGTTCCTAGGTCGATCTTCAGACGGCGGCGTAGCAGAAAGAGAACCCTTTTCTTTGTTTTCTGTACTCTGGTTACTTGAAACGGGTTTTGCCGGCGAGGGACGGCTCAAAACAAGCATGTGTCCATGAATTTTTGAATTGGCTACAGTATTCTTGCTATGATTTGCAAAAGCAAAATTTGAGGATGAAAATGAACTGTTCGTGGTTGGTTTGATATTGTTGCTCAGTTTTTTCTCAAATAATTCATTGAAGTTGAGGGAGGTGTATTTGTTGCTTTTTGCCATCCACCTATTCCGCCTATACTGCCGCCTGAATCACCTCCGGGAGCCACTGTTGCCAGAGAGATAAAAATGAAAGAGTCGATCGGAAAATTCTTGCTTTAGAAAATGCTTCGATTGGTCGATTCTAGCTCTTTTCTACGTTCGGGTTGAGGTGGGTTTCACCGATAGGCCCAAATGTCAACTGGGCTATGTAGGCCCGTGCCCGACATCCAGCCCAACCTAATATATTAATCAGCCAGATGTCAATTGGGCTGTTTGACTTGcattttttcccttttttttaaaatgaatgtaCCATTAATCATGCAACTTGCTTTAGGTTTattcttaaaaaataaataaaataacttgCATTGGATTTCATAAACTAATAATTTACTATTATATAGATCTTAATTTTACAGCCTCCTACGTCTTTTTTAAACTAATAGTAATTTACCATTAGTAAACCAACAAATCACATAACAAATTCAAATTAAAATAGAATTTAGTAAATCCAATCAAACCATAACGTAGTATAGTTGAATAATATATCATACATTGTACCCTATGAATTATACTAGTATGTAAATGTAGCAAATGTCTAAAATCAAAAAGCATAATAAAATGTCATGATTATGAACTTTCAAAATGTTAAGTTCTCCAaccaaaataaaacaaaagctCACTACATACAAATCTCCTGTTTGGCTATAACTACAATACAACAGTACAAGTACACTCTCCAAAATTGTCTGCAATTAAATGGAATCTAACCATGAATCAAAATCATCCTGAATTTTAGATGTCGAATTACCGTTAGATTCTAAAGGTGTTATGTCTCGGAACTCGTGGTCCTGGGAGAGTGATCCACCATCAATTTTTACCACATTAGACATTTCCTTGAGACGGGTATCAATATCATCATCAATTTTGACAGACATCATTGGAGTTTTCATCCTATCCGTGC
This Primulina eburnea isolate SZY01 chromosome 2, ASM2296580v1, whole genome shotgun sequence DNA region includes the following protein-coding sequences:
- the LOC140822757 gene encoding uncharacterized protein, which translates into the protein MAKSNKYTSLNFNELFEKKLSNNIKPTTNSSFSSSNFAFANHSKNTVANSKIHGHMLVLSRPSPAKPVSSNQSTENKEKGSLSATPPSEDRPRNYPEPDGIPPLSQGRTGSDSLPPSPSLVSPVKSHKFIPPHLRPGFVRKEESIGSEFVKGSGSASFKVKSEYGGRSPGPIQGVGGTGSRSNRYAEEVRPKSGGGYAQVRRGGEPTYLNRSGPTENRPSSSG
- the LOC140822756 gene encoding uncharacterized protein isoform X2; protein product: MKNGSLASWNPLSYCYSTGNLDPKGSRNFVSFVGNHGTNVNFKGAHFVRLRSLRCNLEGIDFEERKSPSEIANLLDCTSWSGAGRGLMDAVTKGALQAGKPVGGFKIAKEAGEWVATNLHPYLQTENYLTCRFFSARKHGLADAAVRATSSDRTAVVALPGGIGTLDEVFEILTLIQLERIGSRFPVPFLLMNYDSFYSKLLDFLSNCEGRGTISHGEIEQLWKVCSNNSDALSYLAEFYGL
- the LOC140822756 gene encoding probable cytokinin riboside 5'-monophosphate phosphoribohydrolase LOGL10 isoform X1, with translation MKNGSLASWNPLSYCYSTGNLDPKGSRNFVSFVGNHGTNVNFKGAHFVRLRSLRCNLEGIDFEERKSPSEVKKEIEQCYKLIRRLHRGVVYLGSSRLGPDHPHYKQSFELGKEIANLLDCTSWSGAGRGLMDAVTKGALQAGKPVGGFKIAKEAGEWVATNLHPYLQTENYLTCRFFSARKHGLADAAVRATSSDRTAVVALPGGIGTLDEVFEILTLIQLERIGSRFPVPFLLMNYDSFYSKLLDFLSNCEGRGTISHGEIEQLWKVCSNNSDALSYLAEFYGL